ACCCCAACGATCACGGCTATAAACGCAATACCGAGGAACACGCCCAGTTCCTGATAAAAACGCTCAATAGCCACCTTATGGGGGCTGCTCAGCGCGGTCTGGATCAAATCATAGAATGGCGCATACCAGGCGTTGATAGCGACACCAACCTCGACCATAAACCAGGTGACGAAGATAATCAGCGCCGAACCCAGTATTGACCAGTACTGCCAGCGATGCGGGCTATAGATTATCCAGAACAGTGCAAATACCCCAACACACAGCGTGTAATAGGCATAAAACAGCAGATAATCCAGCGACCAGAAGCGTGCGGCGCTGATAGGTACATCGCCATTAGCGCCAATGAGTTTTGCAAGCCAGGTACCACCACCTGCCTGCCAGAAAACGACCGCGACCAGCGCCCAAATAAAAGCCGAAATGAAAAAGGCCATTGGACGGGGGAAAAAAGACTTGAACATGTAGCCACTCCAGAAATCTTTCTTGTTATCTCAAGGCACGTGCCGCATATACAGCGCCAGCGGCCCGGCGCATACCATACGACAGCCAGACACATTAGCCTTGTTTAATCTTGTATCAAACCATGAAACGGACTGACATAAAATAAAAACCCGGAGCAGCGGCTTGGTGAGTTAGATTAGGTTCATTAAGAAGATGCGCGCTAAAAAATGGTGCGAGACGTGCGTTTACCCGGCGATATTATAATTTTTGTCGGGTCTGGGACGTTCCTCATTTGTCAGCCGTGATTCCCTGGTATAAATTCAGCCTGTTCGAGCCCGTCATTTAAAGGATATTCGCGTTGAAACGTCACTTAGCTCTGCTTGCCGCCCTTACGCTCGGCGTTCTGCCGCTGCGCGGCTTTAGCCAGCCTGCCACCAATCCGCTATTTGCCGCGGATGTTGTCGATAAATATGCCAATAACATTTATAGCAGCAGCGGAGCTACCGGTATGGCGGTCGTCGTCATCGACGGTAATCAACGCGTCTTCCGCAGCTTCGGCGAAACTCGCCCTGGTAATGGCGTTCGTCCCCAGCTTGACTCCGTCATCCGCATCGCCTCCCTGACCAAACTGATGACCAGTGAGATGCTGGTAAAAATGATGGATCAAGGGACGGTGAAGCTTGACGATCCGCTCAGTAAATATGCACCACCGGGCACCCGGGTTCCCACCTGGAACGGCACGCCTATCCGGCTGGTGAACCTGGCGACCCATACCAGTACCCTGCCTCGCGAGCAACCCGGCGGCGCGGCCCATCGCCCGGTTTTCGTGTGGCCGACCTATAATCAGCGCTGGAACTGGCTCTCTGCCACTTCGCTGAAAGCAGCGCCAGGTTCACGCGCCGGTTATTCAAACCTGGCTTTTGACCTGCTGGCAGATGCCTTATCCCGTGCGGCAGGCCGCCCTTATACTCAGTTATTTGAAGACCAGATAACCCGCCCGCTGGGGATGAAAGACACCACATTTACCCCGTCACCTGACCAGTGCTCGCGCCTGATGGTTGCCCAGAAAAGCCCAAGCCCTTGCAATAATACGCTGGCGGCTATCGGCAGTGGCGGCGTTTACTCCACCCCTGAAGACATGATGCGCTGGATGCAGCAGTTCCTCTCCTCTGATTTACATCAGCGCAGCGCTCAGGCCGATCGGATGCAGACCCTGATTTACCAGCGCAGCAGCCTGGCTCACGTTAATGGGATGGACGTTCCTGGACGGGCCGATGCCCTGGGTCTGGGCTGGGTTTACATGAAGCCGAAAAATGGCCGCCCGGGAATTATTCAGAAAACCGGTGGTGCAGGTGGCTTTATCACCTATATGGCGATGGTACCTCAGGCCAATGTCGGTGCGTTTATCGTGATTACCCGCTCGCCGCAGACCCGTTTTGTCAATATGAGTAATGGTATTAACGATCTGGTTAGCGAACTCAGTGGCAATCTTGACACTAGCGTGTCGGTAACGACCGCCGCCCGCAATTAATCTTCCGGCGCAGGCTGCTGCCTGCGCCTTTTCTATCCAAATACCTCTCCCATTCTGTCCATGTGATAGCCAGCATCTCCATAAGTGTGCAAAAAACCAGCACACAAATTGGATTGAGTTCACATCTTTGCATTAACTGAAAAAACCAAACGAATTTCTGCAGTAAAAAAAAGATCAGAATAATCTTTTAATGCATAATTGCTCATGACACTTCAATGGAGGAAAGGTCATTATGAGAAGGGATCATTTCTCGGAAAGATTAATTGCTCAGGTCATTCACTGGATCGAAGACCATATCTACGAGCGTATTACTCTGGACGATTTAGCAAACAAAGCGGGTTATTCAAAATGGCATTTTCAGCGTCTGTTCTACGATCAGATGTCTATCACTGCCGCCAGTTATATTCGCAACGAGAAACTATACCGGTCAATTTATGACCTGAAATTTGGCGATGCCACTATCGTTTCAATTGCCGACAAATATAGCTTTGGTTCACAGCAATCCTATACCCGGACATTCAAACATGTCCTGAACTGTACGCCATCTCAATGTCGTGCCAGAAATAGCTTGCGCTTGAAAGACTTAAGCGGTGTAGAGCTTTGTAAAGCCTGCCGCCAGCTACAGAACTAAATCTCCTCAGTATCACTTCCAGGGCGGGTATTCGTACCCGCTCTCAAATCTCACTCCCCCACTTCGTTGCAATTTAAAACACTTCACGACGACAAAGGTAAAACCCAGGCTGGCATTTTCAGGTAACATAGACGCCGTCAATTATTTCAACAGAGTAGCCGCTATGTCCGAATATTCCCTGTCGAGCCGCCCGCGTCGCCTGCGTAAATCCCCCGCGCTGCGAGCACTGTTTGAAGAAACCACATTAAGTCGCAACGATCTTATCCTGCCTATCTTTGTTGAAGAGGGCCTGGATGACTATCAGCCGATCGAGGCGATGCCTGGGGTCATGCGTATCCCGGAAAAATATCTGGCACATGAAATTGAGCGTATCGCCCGCGCCGGGATCCGTTCGGTAATGACTTTCGGTATCTCCCATCATATGGATGACACCGGTAGCGATACCTGGAACGAAAACGGCCTGGTGGCACGCATGTCACGCATTTGCAAACAGACTGTGCCGGAAATGGTCGTAATGTCCGATACCTGTTTTTGCGAATATACCAGCCACGGCCACTGCGGCGTGCTGTGCGATTCAGGCGTGGATAACGATGCCACCCTGGTTAACCTGGGCAAACAGGCGGTAGTTGCCGCTGCCGCTGGAGCTGATTTTATCGCCCCATCTGCCGCGATGGATGGCCAGGTACTGGCTATTCGTCAGGCGCTGGACGCCGCTGGCTTCACCGACACTGCGATTATGGCTTACTCCACTAAGTTTGCCTCATCGTTCTACGGCCCGTTCCGCGAAGCGGCCGGTACCGCGCTGAAAGGCGATCGCAAAACTTATCAAATGAACCCGCTCAACCGCCGCGAAGCTATCCGCGAATCTCTGCTGGATGAAGCCCAGGGCGCAGACTGCCTGATGGTAAAACCTGCGGGAGCATATCTGGATATCG
This genomic interval from Salmonella enterica subsp. enterica serovar Choleraesuis contains the following:
- the tetD gene encoding transposase; amino-acid sequence: MRRDHFSERLIAQVIHWIEDHIYERITLDDLANKAGYSKWHFQRLFYDQMSITAASYIRNEKLYRSIYDLKFGDATIVSIADKYSFGSQQSYTRTFKHVLNCTPSQCRARNSLRLKDLSGVELCKACRQLQN
- the ampH gene encoding D-alanyl-D-alanine-carboxypeptidase/ endopeptidase AmpH gives rise to the protein MKRHLALLAALTLGVLPLRGFSQPATNPLFAADVVDKYANNIYSSSGATGMAVVVIDGNQRVFRSFGETRPGNGVRPQLDSVIRIASLTKLMTSEMLVKMMDQGTVKLDDPLSKYAPPGTRVPTWNGTPIRLVNLATHTSTLPREQPGGAAHRPVFVWPTYNQRWNWLSATSLKAAPGSRAGYSNLAFDLLADALSRAAGRPYTQLFEDQITRPLGMKDTTFTPSPDQCSRLMVAQKSPSPCNNTLAAIGSGGVYSTPEDMMRWMQQFLSSDLHQRSAQADRMQTLIYQRSSLAHVNGMDVPGRADALGLGWVYMKPKNGRPGIIQKTGGAGGFITYMAMVPQANVGAFIVITRSPQTRFVNMSNGINDLVSELSGNLDTSVSVTTAARN
- a CDS encoding delta-aminolevulinic acid dehydratase, which translates into the protein MSEYSLSSRPRRLRKSPALRALFEETTLSRNDLILPIFVEEGLDDYQPIEAMPGVMRIPEKYLAHEIERIARAGIRSVMTFGISHHMDDTGSDTWNENGLVARMSRICKQTVPEMVVMSDTCFCEYTSHGHCGVLCDSGVDNDATLVNLGKQAVVAAAAGADFIAPSAAMDGQVLAIRQALDAAGFTDTAIMAYSTKFASSFYGPFREAAGTALKGDRKTYQMNPLNRREAIRESLLDEAQGADCLMVKPAGAYLDIVRDLRERTDLPVAAYQVSGEYAMIKFAAQAGAIDEHKVVLESLGSIKRAGADLILSYFALDLAENNII